One segment of Dermochelys coriacea isolate rDerCor1 chromosome 5, rDerCor1.pri.v4, whole genome shotgun sequence DNA contains the following:
- the LOC119855781 gene encoding nicotinamide riboside kinase 1 isoform X4 produces MKVLVIGLGGVTNGGKTTLAKRLGKQLPNCSILYQDDFFKPESEIEIDEHGFKQYDVLDALYMEEMVTSIHSWMKNPTGSSVSTAESKSTPLNLKSTEEVHILIAEGFLLYNYEPLNEVWDRKYFLTIPYEECKRRRSTRIYQPADPPGYFDGHVWPMYLKHKREMEENTNNIVYLDGTKSEEDLFSHVYSDIERELEKWKK; encoded by the exons ATGAAGGTGTTAGTCATTGGACTTGGAGG TGTGACAAATGGAGGGAAAACAACACTGGCAAAACGTCTTGGGAAACAGCTTCCGAACTGCAGTATACTCTATCAAGATGACTTCTTTAAG ccAGAATCTGAAATAGAGATAGATGAACATGGATTTAAGCAATATGATG TACTTGATGCCCTTTATATGGAGGAAATGGTGACAAGCATACACTCATGGATGAAAAACCCAACGGGCTCTTCTGTCTCAACAGCAGAATCAAAGAGTACACCTCTCAATCTGAAAAGTACAGAAGAAGTTCACATTTTAATAGCTGAAGGTTTTCTTCTGTATAACTATGA GCCTCTTAATGAAGTATGggatagaaaatattttctgaccATTCCATATGAAGAATGCAAGAGGAGAAGGAg TACCAGAATTTATCAACCAGCAGATCCACCAGGATACTTCGATGGACATGTATGGCCTATGTATCTGAAACATAAGAGGGAAatggaagaaaatacaaataatattg TTTATTTGGATGGAACAAAATCTGAGGAAGACCTTTTTTCACATGTGTATAGTGATATAGAACGGGAGCTAGAAAAATGGAAGAA gtga
- the LOC119855781 gene encoding nicotinamide riboside kinase 1 isoform X5 — protein MKVLVIGLGGVTNGGKTTLAKRLGKQLPNCSILYQDDFFKPESEIEIDEHGFKQYDVLDALYMEEMVTSIHSWMKNPTGSSVSTAESKSTPLNLKSTEEVHILIAEGFLLYNYDTRIYQPADPPGYFDGHVWPMYLKHKREMEENTNNIVYLDGTKSEEDLFSHVYSDIERELEKWKK, from the exons ATGAAGGTGTTAGTCATTGGACTTGGAGG TGTGACAAATGGAGGGAAAACAACACTGGCAAAACGTCTTGGGAAACAGCTTCCGAACTGCAGTATACTCTATCAAGATGACTTCTTTAAG ccAGAATCTGAAATAGAGATAGATGAACATGGATTTAAGCAATATGATG TACTTGATGCCCTTTATATGGAGGAAATGGTGACAAGCATACACTCATGGATGAAAAACCCAACGGGCTCTTCTGTCTCAACAGCAGAATCAAAGAGTACACCTCTCAATCTGAAAAGTACAGAAGAAGTTCACATTTTAATAGCTGAAGGTTTTCTTCTGTATAACTATGA TACCAGAATTTATCAACCAGCAGATCCACCAGGATACTTCGATGGACATGTATGGCCTATGTATCTGAAACATAAGAGGGAAatggaagaaaatacaaataatattg TTTATTTGGATGGAACAAAATCTGAGGAAGACCTTTTTTCACATGTGTATAGTGATATAGAACGGGAGCTAGAAAAATGGAAGAA gtga